The following are from one region of the Thermoplasmata archaeon genome:
- a CDS encoding Gfo/Idh/MocA family oxidoreductase, whose amino-acid sequence MLKICIVGTPPKAEQYYQVFKEMAEVVAIVENDFDYARKFVETYHLPVYPTYRDALREVNFDAALVLVPPTIRYRVLQEIISDGRHALVDAPLTDNLETAIRICNLAEYQGVLLSVAHLKRFNPAVLKAKELIDAGETGRLLSIHSTILTPGRFPDALDAFAPEELDVFRFIAGVDIGRISVIVAQYGRIATASLHFINDVAGVMHLGCQSATSIEELFINCEAASLLVDYKNQDVFKVLSVSSDVDRELELPDELKKEKYEIQKENPVKLIARNFVDALTKGVRPLITGYESVRAMEAYLAARHAANTGALVRLR is encoded by the coding sequence ATGCTTAAAATATGCATCGTGGGCACACCTCCAAAAGCAGAGCAATACTATCAGGTTTTTAAAGAGATGGCAGAGGTTGTAGCCATTGTTGAAAATGACTTTGATTATGCAAGAAAGTTTGTAGAGACCTATCATTTACCTGTTTATCCCACATACAGAGATGCTTTGCGAGAAGTGAACTTTGATGCTGCTCTAGTTTTGGTTCCACCAACGATTAGATACCGCGTGCTCCAGGAAATAATTTCAGATGGCCGACATGCACTGGTGGATGCCCCACTCACAGACAACCTTGAAACTGCAATAAGAATCTGCAATTTAGCAGAATACCAAGGTGTTCTGCTCTCAGTTGCTCATCTGAAACGATTCAACCCTGCAGTGTTGAAAGCGAAGGAACTCATCGATGCTGGAGAAACGGGCAGGTTGCTCTCCATTCATTCGACAATACTCACACCAGGTAGATTCCCTGATGCTCTAGATGCTTTTGCACCTGAGGAACTCGATGTATTCAGATTCATTGCTGGTGTAGATATAGGGAGAATCTCAGTCATTGTTGCCCAATACGGAAGGATTGCTACCGCTTCACTCCATTTCATTAATGATGTAGCTGGAGTTATGCACTTAGGCTGTCAAAGTGCTACATCTATTGAAGAACTTTTCATCAACTGTGAGGCAGCATCTCTCCTTGTGGATTACAAGAACCAAGATGTTTTTAAGGTCTTATCCGTTTCCTCAGATGTTGATAGAGAACTCGAGCTTCCAGATGAGCTAAAAAAGGAGAAGTACGAGATACAAAAGGAGAACCCTGTAAAGCTGATTGCTAGGAACTTTGTAGATGCATTGACAAAGGGCGTGCGTCCTCTAATAACTGGCTATGAATCTGTAAGAGCAATGGAAGCATATCTCGCAGCCAGACACGCTGCGAACACTGGCGCCCTTGTAAGATTGCGGTAA
- a CDS encoding kelch repeat-containing protein yields the protein MRMIRGLWMIAVCLLLMLPSSKMAGGETTIIWDTNTDFAQGTLVNLSISGSGSSAGVKMGLVDAWAKVNFSLQPAARQGAALAFAAQVFVAFGGNNGNTFFNDTWVFTNGEWTKKSGVNAPPPRAFSAIAYSPSDGMVYVFGGRNGTTVFDDFWAYNISADIWTKITTSPAPTQRYGATLTYHQSSGKLLLFGGNNSTVLLNDLWEFNPQTKTWVNRNPLTPPSIRYFHATAYAETNAKLYLFGGLGNTGSLSDFYEYNYTANRWTLLTSVPQARYGHIMAYLSGNLIVAGGTNGASIFSDTWRFSLSTTTWQQLTLTSQIFAVAFSGIASSQSQVLVLGGFNGGEQSLNQFFPSYTTGTFTTQSVDTLRQGTTNFYLKWAPPLQEHGNIKCQVALNNDNATWNFVGPDGTPSTFYENGYGQPVSGSGRYIKVRVYFQPENGIFSPWLDALSISFNRPPDKPVAKTPSGIQQNSTLTFTWQFNDLDNDFQSAFRIQVSQNPSFNPVFLDTGVIQSSAQLWTSTSIPDGTFYWRVATRDSEGLWSGYSDAIQFTIDTTPPSGTITINSGAQYTNTIAVSLSLTYTDAGTGVSKMCFSNDGVVWSAWEAPVAQKGWTLDAGDGTKYVYMKLLDNAGNAFICSDTIVLDTVPPMCSLTINNNTDFTNTENVWLQVSATDATSGIDVVRFSNDGITWSNWQSIAQSMPWTLTSGDGQKQVYAQVRDKSSLTATCSDTIYLDKSPPPTPAFYQEPRYTPGYANTVSWNPVSDAISGGVAYNVECSSTPTFSWVASSGWIYSTSYTFTGLSDGYTYYYRVRARDALGNTGSYSAIVNSTQDATGPIITQTSPMPPAYFNSENIVLSWRAVDYISGLSGWYHIQISTDQNFLVSTVDTYIAGSTGNSDTIYHAPMLSDGKYYWRVQAEDNAGNWGQYSQIATFEVDSGVPKIVCNQYVYGWYSASPGSVIDVDFYADGNAPLSVAKWRKANGNWHVLFQGAFSEYTQNWAVSWNEMEEGSNQIFIEVEDAAGNKENAIVYFLKDTIAPEACVSVDGTEGENGWYISIVSVKIAASDNMSGISKIMYRVFDGAIWTPEQEYVAPLKFNSSGVYTIEYYSVDNAGNFGLRSILDIKLDLASPFTSCDAHNGWYSMLPVTLNLTGWDKHSGILGIYYSLNESNYTFVNGSVAELKIETEGVHKIAFFAVDAAGNMEMEKRIEVKVDTTPPTTKLFCDHSNTDAVISLIANDTISGVVQTFFWVFNNTTGVPMLHFSGIYNGSFNLSEGIWWVLFYSKDAAENQEAVQNCTLILDWHEPSVEIYLNNNSTTTNSPQVLISINAMDNMKIEGISFSNDGFNWTAAEEFISEKIWVIENGEGWHTIYCKVVDIGGNINITKRSIYLDTIPPAIYDFTVEPVFAGNARTLLKWYVSEPVRATLSFSSDGENFEVIAENITTTELPWVVPAVNSNNCVLRLEVWDAANNSAIKYSNWFGIDALSPEVECFSPEVAEPSTWIEIRFKEDMDKDSVEKSFVIQPYVAGKFYWLDNRTLVFVPDGKLEEGATYKIILRNEAKDIAGNHISQRVFFMHVKSYLLYYVLGIGLMVAIITTGLYLYLRRRKKRKARVF from the coding sequence ATGAGAATGATTCGAGGGCTTTGGATGATTGCTGTGTGTCTCCTTCTTATGCTGCCTTCTTCCAAGATGGCAGGTGGAGAGACCACAATTATCTGGGATACTAATACAGATTTTGCTCAGGGCACCCTTGTGAATCTGAGCATTTCTGGTAGTGGAAGTAGTGCAGGTGTTAAAATGGGACTGGTGGATGCCTGGGCAAAGGTGAATTTTTCGCTTCAGCCAGCCGCAAGGCAAGGTGCGGCTCTTGCATTCGCCGCTCAGGTTTTCGTTGCCTTTGGAGGAAACAACGGGAACACCTTTTTCAACGATACATGGGTGTTTACGAACGGTGAATGGACAAAGAAATCAGGTGTTAATGCTCCTCCACCACGGGCATTCTCGGCAATTGCCTACTCTCCATCAGATGGAATGGTTTATGTGTTTGGTGGAAGAAACGGGACCACGGTGTTTGATGACTTCTGGGCTTACAACATCTCTGCAGACATCTGGACAAAAATTACCACTTCTCCAGCCCCGACACAGAGGTATGGTGCAACCCTCACCTACCATCAAAGCAGTGGCAAGCTCCTGCTGTTTGGTGGCAACAATTCCACTGTGCTTTTGAACGACCTCTGGGAATTCAACCCTCAAACGAAAACATGGGTGAATAGAAACCCACTTACTCCTCCCTCTATCAGGTACTTCCATGCAACTGCCTATGCAGAAACCAATGCCAAACTCTATCTTTTCGGCGGTCTGGGAAATACGGGCTCTCTTTCTGACTTTTATGAATACAACTATACCGCGAATCGCTGGACATTGCTTACCTCAGTACCGCAGGCAAGATATGGACATATCATGGCTTATTTATCAGGTAATCTAATAGTTGCTGGTGGCACAAATGGGGCTTCGATTTTCTCAGATACCTGGAGATTTTCTCTATCCACAACCACATGGCAACAACTCACACTCACAAGCCAGATTTTTGCTGTGGCATTCTCTGGCATCGCCTCCTCACAGTCCCAGGTACTTGTCCTCGGTGGTTTTAACGGGGGCGAGCAATCTCTGAACCAGTTCTTTCCTTCCTACACTACAGGCACATTTACAACACAATCTGTTGATACACTGAGACAGGGAACAACGAACTTTTATCTCAAGTGGGCTCCACCTCTGCAGGAACATGGAAACATTAAATGTCAGGTAGCTTTAAACAATGACAATGCCACATGGAATTTTGTTGGACCGGATGGAACGCCAAGCACATTCTATGAAAATGGATACGGTCAGCCAGTAAGTGGGAGCGGGCGATACATCAAAGTAAGAGTTTACTTTCAGCCGGAAAATGGGATTTTCTCCCCATGGCTTGATGCTCTCTCTATATCCTTCAATCGTCCCCCGGACAAACCAGTGGCAAAAACACCTTCTGGGATCCAGCAGAATTCTACACTTACCTTCACCTGGCAGTTCAACGACTTAGACAACGATTTTCAAAGTGCTTTCCGTATTCAGGTGAGTCAGAATCCCAGCTTTAATCCAGTTTTTCTTGACACAGGGGTTATACAGTCCTCTGCCCAGTTATGGACAAGTACGAGCATTCCTGATGGCACATTTTACTGGCGTGTGGCTACAAGGGATTCTGAGGGTTTGTGGAGCGGTTATAGTGATGCCATCCAATTTACCATTGATACCACACCTCCATCTGGAACTATAACTATAAATTCTGGTGCCCAATACACAAACACCATTGCAGTTTCGCTCTCCCTTACTTACACCGATGCTGGTACTGGCGTGAGCAAGATGTGTTTCTCAAACGATGGCGTTGTATGGTCTGCCTGGGAAGCACCAGTGGCTCAGAAGGGTTGGACCCTTGATGCAGGCGATGGAACAAAGTATGTTTATATGAAATTATTGGATAACGCAGGCAATGCATTTATTTGCTCTGATACAATCGTGCTGGACACAGTGCCGCCCATGTGCAGCCTTACAATAAACAATAACACAGATTTTACAAATACAGAGAATGTCTGGCTACAGGTTTCGGCTACAGATGCAACCTCTGGTATTGATGTGGTACGCTTCTCTAACGATGGAATTACATGGAGTAACTGGCAGTCCATTGCCCAGAGCATGCCGTGGACGCTTACCAGTGGAGATGGTCAAAAGCAAGTTTATGCACAGGTGAGGGATAAGAGCAGTCTAACAGCAACATGTTCAGATACAATTTACCTTGACAAGAGCCCACCACCCACGCCTGCATTTTATCAAGAACCTCGATATACACCGGGCTACGCAAATACTGTATCATGGAATCCTGTTAGTGATGCAATTTCTGGAGGTGTCGCTTACAATGTAGAATGTTCCAGCACTCCTACATTCTCGTGGGTGGCAAGTTCTGGATGGATCTACTCAACTTCCTACACATTTACAGGGCTCAGTGATGGTTATACATACTATTATCGTGTCCGTGCCCGTGATGCCCTCGGTAACACTGGTTCATACTCTGCAATTGTAAATTCCACACAGGATGCAACAGGTCCTATTATAACCCAGACATCTCCGATGCCTCCAGCATACTTCAATTCTGAGAACATCGTGCTCTCATGGAGAGCAGTGGATTACATCTCAGGGCTCTCTGGTTGGTATCACATTCAAATTTCAACAGACCAAAACTTTTTGGTATCTACTGTGGATACCTACATTGCTGGCTCAACAGGGAATTCGGACACAATTTACCATGCGCCCATGCTTTCTGATGGCAAATACTACTGGCGTGTGCAAGCAGAGGACAATGCAGGGAACTGGGGCCAGTATTCCCAGATTGCCACATTTGAAGTGGATTCAGGTGTGCCAAAAATTGTCTGTAACCAGTATGTTTATGGCTGGTATTCCGCAAGCCCTGGTAGTGTAATTGATGTGGACTTTTATGCTGATGGAAACGCACCCCTTAGCGTTGCAAAATGGCGAAAGGCAAATGGGAACTGGCATGTGCTCTTTCAGGGGGCCTTTTCTGAATATACCCAGAACTGGGCAGTAAGTTGGAATGAGATGGAAGAGGGTTCCAATCAAATTTTCATTGAGGTAGAGGATGCTGCAGGGAACAAGGAGAATGCGATTGTGTATTTCCTGAAGGACACTATTGCTCCTGAAGCATGCGTAAGTGTGGATGGCACTGAGGGAGAAAATGGATGGTACATTTCCATTGTGAGTGTGAAGATTGCTGCCAGCGACAACATGTCAGGGATTTCAAAGATAATGTATAGAGTTTTTGATGGGGCAATCTGGACACCTGAACAGGAGTATGTAGCACCCCTGAAGTTTAACAGTAGTGGTGTTTACACGATTGAATATTACAGTGTGGACAATGCCGGTAATTTTGGGTTGCGGAGTATCTTAGATATAAAGCTAGACCTTGCATCACCATTTACCTCGTGTGATGCCCATAACGGATGGTATTCTATGCTTCCAGTCACATTAAATCTAACTGGTTGGGACAAACATTCAGGCATTCTTGGAATTTACTATTCTCTTAACGAGAGTAACTACACATTTGTGAATGGTTCAGTTGCGGAATTGAAAATTGAGACAGAGGGCGTCCATAAGATTGCATTTTTTGCAGTGGATGCTGCCGGGAACATGGAGATGGAAAAGAGAATTGAAGTGAAAGTGGATACTACACCACCAACAACTAAGCTATTCTGTGACCATAGCAATACCGATGCCGTAATCTCCCTCATTGCCAATGACACAATTTCAGGTGTTGTCCAGACATTCTTCTGGGTATTCAACAACACAACAGGAGTGCCGATGCTGCATTTTTCTGGAATTTACAATGGCTCCTTTAATCTTAGTGAAGGAATTTGGTGGGTTCTGTTTTACAGCAAAGATGCAGCAGAAAACCAGGAAGCAGTGCAAAACTGCACTCTGATTTTGGACTGGCACGAACCATCTGTTGAAATTTATCTTAATAACAACTCCACAACGACAAATAGTCCTCAAGTCCTGATTTCAATAAACGCAATGGATAACATGAAAATTGAGGGGATTTCATTCAGTAATGATGGATTTAACTGGACTGCAGCCGAGGAATTCATCTCAGAGAAAATTTGGGTAATTGAGAATGGAGAGGGTTGGCACACAATTTATTGTAAAGTGGTTGACATTGGAGGCAATATCAACATCACGAAAAGGAGTATTTATCTGGACACAATCCCACCTGCGATTTACGATTTTACTGTTGAGCCAGTTTTTGCAGGGAATGCAAGAACACTGCTTAAATGGTATGTTTCAGAGCCAGTTAGAGCTACACTTTCGTTTTCCTCGGATGGAGAAAATTTTGAGGTAATAGCGGAGAACATCACAACAACAGAACTTCCATGGGTAGTGCCAGCAGTTAATTCTAATAATTGCGTTCTTCGCCTAGAGGTTTGGGATGCAGCCAATAACTCAGCGATAAAGTATTCTAATTGGTTTGGAATAGATGCACTGAGCCCCGAGGTTGAATGTTTCTCACCAGAAGTTGCTGAGCCAAGCACATGGATAGAAATAAGGTTTAAAGAGGACATGGACAAGGACTCGGTGGAAAAAAGTTTCGTGATTCAGCCATATGTTGCTGGTAAATTTTACTGGCTTGACAATAGAACCTTGGTTTTTGTCCCAGATGGCAAACTGGAAGAAGGAGCAACTTACAAGATTATCCTTAGAAATGAAGCAAAGGATATTGCAGGAAACCACATAAGCCAGCGCGTGTTTTTTATGCATGTAAAATCCTATCTGTTGTACTATGTTCTTGGAATTGGACTGATGGTGGCAATAATAACTACTGGGCTTTACCTGTATTTGAGGCGAAGAAAGAAAAGAAAAGCAAGAGTGTTTTAG
- a CDS encoding class I SAM-dependent methyltransferase, which produces MWEKAYRSGLRFGGLADVNWLLAFLHPKMRVLEIGCGNGKTYLALRKHGILVTGIDISPEALELLSQNAMMLGIEPTVEQGDARRLQFLDGSFDAVIGIHLLDAMETETDIMAVVSEVSRVLKENGLFLCEVFCVEDFRNGRGKKVYENTYMRGGVLTTYFEEKKLIEFLSDLFEVEIWHHRMQRSYGLRCSLRARCVKKS; this is translated from the coding sequence ATGTGGGAAAAGGCATACAGAAGTGGGTTAAGATTTGGTGGCCTTGCAGATGTGAACTGGCTTCTTGCGTTCCTTCACCCGAAAATGCGCGTGCTTGAAATCGGATGCGGGAATGGAAAAACTTATCTGGCTCTGAGAAAACACGGAATTTTAGTTACTGGCATTGACATTTCACCAGAAGCACTGGAGCTTTTATCCCAGAATGCTATGATGCTCGGTATTGAACCAACTGTGGAACAAGGAGATGCAAGAAGACTGCAATTTCTAGATGGGAGTTTTGATGCTGTCATTGGAATTCATTTGCTTGATGCCATGGAAACTGAGACAGACATAATGGCTGTGGTTTCTGAGGTGTCCAGGGTTTTGAAGGAAAATGGCCTGTTTTTGTGTGAGGTATTCTGCGTGGAGGACTTCAGAAACGGAAGAGGAAAAAAAGTGTATGAAAATACCTATATGCGTGGAGGTGTGCTCACCACTTATTTTGAGGAAAAGAAGCTAATTGAGTTTCTCTCAGATTTATTTGAGGTGGAGATTTGGCATCACAGGATGCAGAGAAGCTATGGTCTAAGGTGTTCCCTCCGTGCTCGCTGTGTCAAAAAGAGCTAA